GCCTGCGGGGCCGCCGAGCGCGGCGAGCATCGTCACCGCGGTGCCGACCGAACCGATGATGCCGCCGAGACCGTGGATGCCGAAGACGTCGAGCGAATCGTCGAAGCCGAGTTTGGGTTTCACCTTCATCACGAACCAGCAGCAGACGATGCCCGCGATCGCGCCGAGCAGGATCGCGCCGAACGGACCCGAGTTGCCCGCGGCCGGGGTGACGGCGACGAGGCCGGCGATCGCGCCCGAACAGGCGCCGAGCAGCGAGCCCTTGTGACCGAGAACGCGTTCGGTGAGCATCCAGAAGAGCACGCCGGCGGCGGTCGCGGTGAAAGTGTTGATGAGGGCCAGGCCGGCCGAACCATTGGCTTCGAGCGCCGAGCCGGCGTTGAAGCCGAACCAGCCCACCCAAAGGAGGCCGGTGCCGATCAGCGTCATGGTCAGCGAGTGCGGCGCCATGATGTCCTTCTGGTAGCCGCTGCGCTTGCCGATGATGAAGCCACCGACGAGCGCCGCGACACCCGCGTTGATGTGGACGACGGTGCCGCCCGCGAAGTCGAGCGCGCCCCAGCCGAAGATCAGGCCGGTCGAGGCATCGTCGCCGCCGAGATACCAGACCATATGCGCGATCGGGTAATAGACGATGGTCAGCCAGACGATCGCGAAGACCATCACCGCCGAGAATTTCATCCGCTCGACGAGGCCGCCGAGCACCAGCGCGACGGTGATCGCCGAGAAGGTCATCTGGAAGGCAATGAACACGAATTCGGGGATGACGACACCATCGGTGAAGGTCGCGACGGTCGAATCCGCTGTCACGCCGGCGAGAAACGTCTTTCCGGCCGAGATGAATTGGTTGGCGTCGCCGCCGAAGGCGAGGCTGTAGCCGTACATGACCCAGAGGATCATCGCGAGCGCCGCGACCGCGAGCACCTGCGTGAGGACCGAAGCCATATTCTTCGTGCGGACGAGCCCGCCGTAGAATAGCGCGAGGCCAGGAACGATCATCGCCATGACGAGCACGGTGGAAATCATCATCCAGGCGGTGTCACCCTTGTCGGCTGTCGGCGCGGCGGCCTCTGCGACGGCGGGCGCCGCTTCTTGGGCCCAGGCGGGCAGCGCGGCGAACAGCGAGAGGCCGACGGCCCCGGCGCTCGCCGCAATCTTGTTTGCGAACGTCATAGTTTCCCCCTTCGTCATTACAGTGCCGCCTCGCCGGTTTCGCCCGTGCGGATACGCACGGCCTGACCGACGTCGAGGACGAAAATCTTGCCGTCGCCGATCGAACCGGTACCGGCGCTTTGCTGCAAGGTTTCGACGACACGCGGTGCGAGCGCGTCGTCGCAGACGAGCTCGATCTTCACCTTCGGCACCATGTTGGTGGCATATTCGGCGCCGCGATAGATTTCGGTCTGCCCCTTTTGCCGGCCGAAGCCCTTCACCTCGGTCACGGTCATGCCGGCGATGCCGAGTCCGGTGAGCGCCTCGCGCACCTCGTCGAGCTTGAATGGTTTGATGATGGCCAGGATCAGCTTCATGACGCCCCCTTTTGCTAATGGCACCATGTCGCTCTGCAACGGGCGTGCCAGATTGCGTCCGCGCGGCAGAAGTTAACATTTTGTGACGGTTTTGGAGTCGCGGACGCACCAGATCGTGCGTTCGGTGGGCAGGCGAGGCAGTGCTTTGCCTAAATTTTAGGCAGCAGCGGCGGGCGGACTAGGACGCCTTCGTAAATCGCGCCCAGATGGGCAAATGATCCGACGCGCGCGCCGCGAGCGCGCTGCGGTGGACGCCCGCCTCGACCGCTTCGAGGTCGGGGGTGGCGAAAATCCGGTCGAGCTTCGCGACGGGGCGGCGGCTGTGAAAGCTGTGGCCGGTGTCGACGAGGCGGTGCTGCGCGCCGAAATCGGCCAGGCATCCTCCCGTCGCGCGCCATTCGTTGCAGTCGCCCATCAGGATCGTCGGCAAGGGCTCGCCCTCGGCGACATGGTTCAGGATCGCGCGCGCCTGCTGGCGGCGGCGGAGCCCCGAAATGTCGAGGTGCATGCCCACGACGCGGAGCCGCGTGTCGCCGATGCGCACCGTCGCCGCGACGGCTCCTCGGGGTTCGAGCGTCGGCAGGTGGAGCGCATGGCTTTCCTCGACCTCGGCGCCCTTGCGGACGAGCAGCGCATTGCCGTGCCAGCCGATCGCATAGGGGCGCCCGCTGAGCAGGTCGACGGGGACATAATCGCTATGATCCGCGAACATGTGCGGCGGGATCGCGCTCGCGCGCGTCCCGAAACGCCGGTCGGCTTCCTGCAGCGCGACGATATCGGCGTCGAGCTCGCCGAGCACCGAGAGCACCCGGCCGGGGTCGCGGCGGCGATCGAGCCCGATGCCCTTGCGCATATTGTAACTGGCGACCTTGATCATGACGTGCTTTTCAAGCGCTCAGGCCGCGTTTCCGTTCCCGCCGCCCTCGAATTCGGCGACCAGCGCCCGCGCTTCGGCAAGGTCTTCGTCGAGCACCATGATACGGACGGGGATGAGCAGGCCGACGCTTTCGGCGATGTTCATGCCCGCGTCGAAGCAGACGGCATGGACCCCCGCGCTCTCGAGCCGGCCGCGCAGTAATTCGGCTTCGGCGCCATTGGGAAGCCGGACAAGCTCGACGAGCGGCATCAGGCGTCGCCCGTTATGAAACGATCGGTCGGGCGCGTCGGCAGGCCGTCGATGCTCCGGTCGCGTTCCTTGAATTTCTCGACCCACAGGGCGCGGTCGGCCTGGCGGTGATATTTCTGCAGCGTGTCGCGTTCGTGTTGCAATTCCATCATCGGCACACCCCAGCCGCAGCTCGTCTGCACGCTTTCGACGTCGATCACGAAAATCTGGCGCGTGCCGGGAAGCAGCGTGAAATGGGTGGCGAGCGCGTCCCATTCCCCGTCTTGCGGCAACACCGGGCGGCCGCGGCCATAGATACGCAGGATCAGCGCGCTGCGATCGAAGGCGCAGAACATGATCGTGATGCGCCCGTCGGCGGCGAGGTGCGCGTGGGTTTCGTTTCCCGATCCGCCGAGGTCGAGATAGGCGACCTGATTTTCGGAAAGGACGCGGAAACTGTCGGCATAGCCCTTTGGCGACAGGTTGATCCGGCCGTCGGCGGCGGCGGTCGCGGTGAAAAAGACCGGCTGCTTCGCGATGAAGGCGATATGCTTTTCGGTCAGCGTATCGGTGAATTCGGCCATGGCTGTTCTCCGGTTCGCGCCCGCCCTATCACCAATTCTTTCCTTCTTCTATCGCGGCTTCCTCGTCGGGCCGGGTCGCGCGGCCGAGGGCTTCGTTGCGATGCGGGAAGCGGCCGAAGCGGTCGACGATGTCGAAATGTTTCTTGGCGTAATCCTGGAACATCGGGTCGTCGAACGCCGCGAACAGGCGCAGCGATTCGCGCTGGTCGCCGAGATCCTCGCTGTGCTGGAAGGGCAGGCAGGCGAACTGGCGGCGCTCGTCGGGCCAGCCCTCGTGCCAGCCGCGCGCGACGATGCCATGCGCGATCGCGCGGGCGAGGCTGTCGGTCGCGAAGGCGTCGGCGTGGCCGCGATAGATGTTGCGCGGCACCTGATCGAACAGGATCGTCGCCGCGAGCGCGGTGTCGGGTTCGGTCAGAAAGGCCTCGGCGGGCTGCGAACGGAGGGCCTCGTGCCAGCCTTCGGCAAGATCGCGGACCTCGGCATCGAAATCGGGGCCGCCGCCGTACCAGTCGTCCATGCCATGGTCGTCGAACCAGAAGGCGAGCAGTTGCTTGGCCCAGTCGGCGGGGGGAGGGGCGGGCGCTTGGGAATCACTTGTCATTGCGAGCGCAGCCAAGCAATCCATAGCGGTTTGCGCAACCCTGGATAGCTTAGCTGTGCGCTCGCGAAGCTATTCGCCCTTCGCTTTGCGGTACGGCACGAACTCGCCGAGCGAAACGAAGCCGCTGTACATCCGACTCGTCCGATCGTGCAGTTCGAGCGTGTCGATGCTGCACAGCTGGCTCCCCGACGTCCTGAGGACGAGGATATCGTCGTCGTCGAGCGATTCGGCGCCGCCCTTCGGCCGGTTGACCCAATAGGTGCTGCCGACCTTGTAGACGATCGCCGTCTTGTCGATGATCTGCGAGCTGCGCGCGGTCGACAGCGGGATGCAGCTCTGCGGTTCGCCGGCGACGCGGCCTTCGAGCAGCTTGGCAAGCTCGGCCTCGGGATCGAGCTTCTCGCGCGCGGTCGCGGCGGGGGCGGCTGCTACGGCCGCGGCGGCAATGAGCGCCGGGATGAGGTGACGCATGGTTCGACTCCTGTCTTCATCATAGCCTACCCGGCGCCCGTTTACGCGATTGTGCGTGAACAGGGGCTGACTCGCCGCTGTTTCAGCACGCTCCGTCGGGGAGCGGAATGCCGAATGGGCCCTTGCATTTCTTCTTTTTCGCGGGCTCGGCGGGGGTGCTGCCACCCGTGTTCGAGCCGCTCATGCCGCCGAAGTCGGCGCCGATCATCAGCATCGTGTGCGATCGGAAACGGACTTTCGCGGTCCAGTCGATGTTCCACACGGCATTGCCCGCCGGCTTTGGCGGATAGGAGAAATTGGCTTCGGGCCCGAAGGCGTTCAAATTGCCGATCATCATCTCGCCCGATGCCTTCTTGACCTCGGCGGGGATCTGGCAGCTCGTCTGCGACGGCGGCATCACGATCTTTTTGGTGATCAGGTTCGCGACGACCGACGGCGGCAGCCAGTCCCACAGGCCGCCGCCGAATTCGCGCGCGTTGCTGCTCGTCCACCACACCATGTCGCCGTTCCCGCCGCCGCGGTCCATGCCGCCGAACGCCCAGGCGACATAGCCGGTCGCCGGCTGGAGTGCGTTCCAACGGATCATCACCGACCCGTCGCCCTGCATCGTGGTCGAGGCACCCAGCGCGGGCATATAGTCCTGCGCAAGCGTGAAATTGATCTCCGGCCCCACATTCCCCGCGATGCGGTGCGCGCCGAGCAGCGAGCTGTCCTTCGGCACCGCTTTCGACGATTTGCGGTTCGGCCAGTCGGCATAGGAGGCGCTGTTCGACGTCATCACCTCGCGGATGCGCGGGACGGTCGAGGTAAAAAGGTTCGGCGGCACTTGCCCCGCCGCGACCTTGGCAAAATCGATCACGACGGGCTGCCCCGGCCCGGCCTTGGCGCCGCAGCCCCAGAACAGCAGCAGGCGACCCTTGGGGCGCTCGAAATTGTCGGGCATTTCGTTGCCGTCCTCGCGCTGACGCGGCTGGCCGGGCTCGGGGCCCCATAGCGGCAATGACGCGCCAAGCTTCGCCTGCGGCTGGAAAAAATGATCGGCGCGCGCGGGCGGCTTGGTCGGCGGCAGGTTCGCCCCGAGCCGGAGTTCGATCGTGCGCGCGACCTGATTTTCGGGGCCGCCGCCGAACATCATCCCCATCATGCCGCCCACGCCGGGTTTGCGTCCGCCCGCGGTCATCGCGGCGAAACCCGACATCGTCGCGACGTCCATCTCGTATCGTTCCTTGGGGCCGGTCGTTTTTTGCGCCGAACCGGGAACGGCGACGAGCGTCGCGGCGACGGCGGCCGCGGAAACGAAACGCAGAGTCGAACGCATATTATCCTCCCTATTGCGAGGGATTCCCCCACGGATGATGCGACCGAATCATGTTTCTGTTTGGTTATCCTATATGCGCGGCGAGGCGGGACGCCAAGTGAGGGCGATCACTCCGGTCGCCCTCCCCCTCGACGGCGCCTTGCGGCAAGGCTGCATATCCTTCTCCCGTTAAGCGAGAAGGAATCTAGGCCGTCCCGCCGACGGTCAGCCCGCTCACCAGCAAGGTCGGCTGGCCGACGCCCGCGGGGACGCTCTGGCCGCCCTTGCCGCAGATGCCGATGCCTTCGTCGATCGCCATGTCGTTGCCGATACCCGTGACCTTGGTCAGCACGCTCGGCCCGTCGCCGATCAGCGTTGCGCCCTTGATCGAGTCGCCCAATTTGCCGTTCTCGATCTTGTACGCCTCGGTGCAGGAAAAAACGAACTTGCCCGACACGATGTCGACCTGTCCGCCGCCAAAGCTCTTGGCGAAGATACCGTTCTTGACGCGGCTCAGAAGCTCGGCGGGATCGTCATTCCCGCCGCGCATGAAGGTGTTGGTCATCCGCGGCATCGGCGCGTGCGCGAAGCTCTCGCGGCGCCCGTTGCCGGTGGGTTCGACACCCATCAGCCGCGCGTTGAGGCGGTCCTGCATATAGCCTTTGAGGATCCCGTCCTCGATCAGCACCGTTTCGCTCGTCGGCGTGCCCTCGTCGTCGATGCTGAGCGAGCCGCGGCGGCCGCCGCCGACCGGGCTTTCCATCGCACCGTCGTCGACCACGGTGACGCCCGGCGCCGCTACGCGTTCGCCGATCCGGCCCGAAAAGGCGCTGGTGCCCTTGCGGTTGAAATCGCCCTCGAGCCCGTGACCGACGGCTTCGTGGAGCAGCACGCCGGGCCAGCCGGGGCCGAGCAGCACGGTGAACTCGCCCGCAGGGGCGTCGACCGCGCGCAGATTGACGAGCGCCTGGTTCAGCGCCTCGTCGATCGCGCGGTTCCACTGCGCCTCCTCGAACAGATGATCGTACATGTAGCGGCCGCCGAGGCCGAAATAGCCGCTCTCGCGCCGCCCGTTCTCCTCGACCACGATCGAGACGTTGAGGCGGACGAGCGGGCGGATGTCGGTCGCGAGGAAGCCGTCGGCGCGGACGATCTCGACCACCGACCAGCTCCCGGCGAGCGCGACCGAGACCTGTACGACGCGCGGATCGCGCGCGCGCGCGGCCGCGTCGACCTTCTGGCAAAGCTCGACCTTCTTCGCGAAGGGGATGAGGTCGAGCGGGTTCGCCTCGTCGTAAAGGTGGCGGTTGGTGCGCGGCGGCGGGCCGGCGGGGGCTTGGCTGGCGGGATCGAGCAGCGCGAGCGTCTCGGCGGCGCGGCGGATCGCCCCCGCGCTGACGTCGCTGGCATGGGCAAAGCCCGTCATCTCGCCCGACACGGCGCGGAGGCCAAAACCGGCGTCGGTCGAATAATCGGCGGTCTTGAGGCGCCCGTCGTCGAAGCCGAAGCTCTCGGTCGCGCGATATTGCAGGTAAAGTTCGCCGTCGTCGGCCTTGGCGAGCGCTTCGCGCGCGAGCTTCTGCGCCAGATCGGGGTCGAGCGCGTCGGCACGGTAGAGGAAGCGGCGGGGATCGGTCGGGCTTGTCATCGGAGTGATATAGGGAAGCGAGCCGATGAGGCAAAGGCCCGTTCGCCGCGCGGGGGGAATAGAAGGCTGGACAAGTCCGCAACGCTCTGGTGAAGCCCATGGGCATGGCCGAGGTCAAATTGCATCCCGACTGGCTCGCCCGCATCGGCGGCGAGTTCGAGCAGCCCTATATGGCGGCGCTCAAGCAATTTCTGGCGGGCGAGCGCGATAAGGGGAAGGCGATCTTTCCGCGCCCACGCGACTGGTTCGCCGCGCTCGACGCGACGCCGCCGCAGGACGTGCGCGTCGTGATCCTGGGGCAGGACCCCTATCACGGGCCGGGACAGGCGCACGGGCTCTGCTTTTCGGTGCAACCCGGCGTGCGCACCCCGCCGAGCCTCGTCAACATCTACAAGGAAATGAAGAGCGACCTTGGTATCGCGCCCGCTTCGCACGGCTATCTCAAACATTGGGCGAGCCAGGGCGTGCTGCTGCTCAACAATTGCCTGACGGTCGAGGCGGGGATGGCCGCATCGCATCAGGGCAAGGGGTGGGAGAAGTTCACCGACGCCGCGGTCGCCGCGGTCGCCGCCGACCCGGCGCCCAAGGTCTTCATCCTGTGGGGCAGCCACGCGCAGAAGAAGGCGGCGAATGTGCCGGGGCTGGGGCCCGACGGCCCGCACCTGATCCTGCGCGCGCCGCACCCCTCGCCGCTGTCGGCGCACAACGGCTTTTTCGGGTCGCGGCCGTTCAGCCAAGCGAACGCATTTCTCGAGGCGAAGGGACGCGGCGCGATCGACTGGCGCCTGCCCGACAATCCCGACGCATGAGCCCCGCCGCATGAGCATATTGGCCGATCCGGCAACGCTGGCGATTCTGGTCGTCGCGGTCGTGCTGCTCGGCATGGCGAAGGGCGGGCTCGCCGGGGTCGGCGCGCTCGCGACGCCCCTGGCAGCCCTCGTG
This DNA window, taken from Sphingopyxis sp. PAMC25046, encodes the following:
- a CDS encoding ammonium transporter, which gives rise to MTFANKIAASAGAVGLSLFAALPAWAQEAAPAVAEAAAPTADKGDTAWMMISTVLVMAMIVPGLALFYGGLVRTKNMASVLTQVLAVAALAMILWVMYGYSLAFGGDANQFISAGKTFLAGVTADSTVATFTDGVVIPEFVFIAFQMTFSAITVALVLGGLVERMKFSAVMVFAIVWLTIVYYPIAHMVWYLGGDDASTGLIFGWGALDFAGGTVVHINAGVAALVGGFIIGKRSGYQKDIMAPHSLTMTLIGTGLLWVGWFGFNAGSALEANGSAGLALINTFTATAAGVLFWMLTERVLGHKGSLLGACSGAIAGLVAVTPAAGNSGPFGAILLGAIAGIVCCWFVMKVKPKLGFDDSLDVFGIHGLGGIIGSVGTAVTMLAALGGPAGDDYVLGSQLWIQIKSVLVAILWSGVGSAIAFYIAKAVTGGRVSEEVEREGLDLGEHGERAYNY
- a CDS encoding P-II family nitrogen regulator, producing MKLILAIIKPFKLDEVREALTGLGIAGMTVTEVKGFGRQKGQTEIYRGAEYATNMVPKVKIELVCDDALAPRVVETLQQSAGTGSIGDGKIFVLDVGQAVRIRTGETGEAAL
- a CDS encoding endonuclease/exonuclease/phosphatase family protein; this encodes MIKVASYNMRKGIGLDRRRDPGRVLSVLGELDADIVALQEADRRFGTRASAIPPHMFADHSDYVPVDLLSGRPYAIGWHGNALLVRKGAEVEESHALHLPTLEPRGAVAATVRIGDTRLRVVGMHLDISGLRRRQQARAILNHVAEGEPLPTILMGDCNEWRATGGCLADFGAQHRLVDTGHSFHSRRPVAKLDRIFATPDLEAVEAGVHRSALAARASDHLPIWARFTKAS
- a CDS encoding DUF2007 domain-containing protein, with protein sequence MPLVELVRLPNGAEAELLRGRLESAGVHAVCFDAGMNIAESVGLLIPVRIMVLDEDLAEARALVAEFEGGGNGNAA
- a CDS encoding pyridoxamine 5'-phosphate oxidase family protein, with the protein product MAEFTDTLTEKHIAFIAKQPVFFTATAAADGRINLSPKGYADSFRVLSENQVAYLDLGGSGNETHAHLAADGRITIMFCAFDRSALILRIYGRGRPVLPQDGEWDALATHFTLLPGTRQIFVIDVESVQTSCGWGVPMMELQHERDTLQKYHRQADRALWVEKFKERDRSIDGLPTRPTDRFITGDA
- a CDS encoding DUF924 family protein, producing the protein MTSDSQAPAPPPADWAKQLLAFWFDDHGMDDWYGGGPDFDAEVRDLAEGWHEALRSQPAEAFLTEPDTALAATILFDQVPRNIYRGHADAFATDSLARAIAHGIVARGWHEGWPDERRQFACLPFQHSEDLGDQRESLRLFAAFDDPMFQDYAKKHFDIVDRFGRFPHRNEALGRATRPDEEAAIEEGKNW
- the tldD gene encoding metalloprotease TldD; translated protein: MTSPTDPRRFLYRADALDPDLAQKLAREALAKADDGELYLQYRATESFGFDDGRLKTADYSTDAGFGLRAVSGEMTGFAHASDVSAGAIRRAAETLALLDPASQAPAGPPPRTNRHLYDEANPLDLIPFAKKVELCQKVDAAARARDPRVVQVSVALAGSWSVVEIVRADGFLATDIRPLVRLNVSIVVEENGRRESGYFGLGGRYMYDHLFEEAQWNRAIDEALNQALVNLRAVDAPAGEFTVLLGPGWPGVLLHEAVGHGLEGDFNRKGTSAFSGRIGERVAAPGVTVVDDGAMESPVGGGRRGSLSIDDEGTPTSETVLIEDGILKGYMQDRLNARLMGVEPTGNGRRESFAHAPMPRMTNTFMRGGNDDPAELLSRVKNGIFAKSFGGGQVDIVSGKFVFSCTEAYKIENGKLGDSIKGATLIGDGPSVLTKVTGIGNDMAIDEGIGICGKGGQSVPAGVGQPTLLVSGLTVGGTA
- the ung gene encoding uracil-DNA glycosylase encodes the protein MAEVKLHPDWLARIGGEFEQPYMAALKQFLAGERDKGKAIFPRPRDWFAALDATPPQDVRVVILGQDPYHGPGQAHGLCFSVQPGVRTPPSLVNIYKEMKSDLGIAPASHGYLKHWASQGVLLLNNCLTVEAGMAASHQGKGWEKFTDAAVAAVAADPAPKVFILWGSHAQKKAANVPGLGPDGPHLILRAPHPSPLSAHNGFFGSRPFSQANAFLEAKGRGAIDWRLPDNPDA